One Pradoshia eiseniae genomic window, ACAAGAAAGACTTTTGAATTTCATCTAAGGTTTTGAGCAAGGATAGTAACATTCGTGCATTAGCACTAGGAGGCAACACACATGGAACAAGGTACAGTAAAATGGTTTAACGCAGAAAAAGGTTTTGGATTTATCGAACGTGAAGCAGGAGATGATGTATTCGTACATTTCTCATCAATCCAAACTGACGGCTACAAATCTTTAGATGAAGGTCAAAAGGTTACTTTTGATATCGAACAAGGCGCTCGCGGACCGCAAGCATCTAACGTCCAAAAAGGTTAATAGGCAATTTTCAAGAGACCCTGATTTTTATCAGGGTCTCTTTTTTTCGAGAAAAAAGATTGGCAATCGAATCTCACTCTTAAAAAATAACCACTCGTACAAGGGATTCATATCCTTTATGGTGAATTTATTAGGAGCGGGATATATGAAGAATTATACATAAGAACAGTGAGAAGAATCATAAGTTGAATGACGTCCTTGAGGACGGTTACAAACCTTTAGGAAGCTAACTTTATAAATTATGGGCCAAATATGCTGGAAAGTTTATCTCCATTGTCGATTTTGATGTTCCTTATTCGTTGTATTTATACAGAGGCCGAGTACGAATGGTCTTTAAAAAAATCTGACTTAATATTAGGAGGAAAATTTATGCTATTTATGCTGATTGTCAAAGCCTCACGCAATTCAGAAGGTGGAAATCTCCCAAGTTCTGAGCTCAATGAAGCCATGAGTAAGTTCAATGAGGAATTAGTTAAGGCTGGTGTACGGGTTGCAGCTAAGGGACTTTATCCAAGTTCAAATGGGATTCGCATCTCGTTTCCGAAACCAGGGGAAAAGCCAGTCGTTACAGATGGCCCCTTTACGGAAACGAAAGAATTGATTGCTGGATTCATTTTGATTGATGTGAAATCGAGGGAGGAAGCTATCGAATGGGCTATGCGCATGCCGGACCCACAGGGATATGGAGAAGGTCAGATTGAGCTGCGTCAAGTAATTGAGGACCCGGTTTTATTTGCAAAAGAATCAGCTAAATTGCGCGAGAAAGCAAAGAAAGAGATACGATAGTGACAAGGTATGAAACCCATCGTACTATTGAAGGAATCTGGATCGTCGAATCGGCAAAAATCATAGCGAGGGTTGCCCGGATTGTTCAAGACATCGGTATTGCAGAGGATTTGTCGCAAGAGGCGTTGGTCATTGCGCTTGAAAAATGGCCGGTGTCAGGTATACCGGAAAAACCGGGAGCTTGGCTCATGACAGTTGCCAAAAGACGAGCAATTGATTTTCTGAGGAGAAATCAATTACGTGATCAAAAATATGAGGAAATCAGTCGCAACATGAAATTCAATATAGATTCGGAGTATGATTTCGTTGACGAGGAAATCAATGACGATCTTCTGCGACTCATCTTCACCACTTGTCATCCGGCGCTTTCCAGGGAAGCTCGGGTCGCTCTAACGCTTAAACTGCTTTGCGGATTAAAGACAGATGAAATAGCGGAAGCTTATCTTACATCGGAATCAACCATTGCGCAACGAATCGTCAGAGCAAAGCGTACACTTTCTGCTTCAAACGTAACTTTTGAAGTTCCATGTGGACTTGAACTTTCACATCGATTGTCAACAGTTCTTGAAGTGATTTATCTCATGTTTAATGAAGGGTATGTTCCAAGTAGCGGGCAGAACTGGATTCGTCCAACGCTGTGCAATGAAGCCATTCGCCTTGGACGGATTCTGGCGGAACTTCTGCCTGAGGAACCGGAAGTACACGGCCTAATTGCTCTCATGGAAATACAGGCATCACGTTTCAAAGCACGCATTGATTCATCGGGAGAGCCGATATTGCTTCAGGATCAGAATCGTGCTCTTTGGGATAATCTTTTGATTCACCGCGGCTTTTCGGCGCTTAAACGGATTGAGCAAATCGGCGGTCCTTATGGTCCGTATTCACTGCAAGCATCTATTGCTGCTTGTCACGCCAAGGCACCAACGGCAGCAGATACGGATTGGCAAGAAATATCAGCACTATATGATGTCCTTTCCCAGGTGTCACCATCTCCCATCGTGGAATTGAACCGTGCTGTTGCTTATTCCATGGCTTATGGGCCGGCCGCCGGGTTAAAGATTGTGGATATATTGAAAGATGAACCAGCCTTGAAAAAGTATCACTTGTTGCCGGCGGTTCGAGGCGACTTGCTCGCTAAGCTGAAGAGACATGAGGAAGCGAGTGCTGAATTCAGGCGTGCAGCATCACTTACAGAGAATGAACAAGAGCGTGCCCTTCTTCTAAAACGATCAACTAATTGAATTTAAGTCGCACTATTTATGCTCTATAGAAAGCCTAATTTCTTTACAATTAATTGTAGTTGCGAAATTAGGCTTTTTAGTAGTGGCTTATGCTTAAGGTTGTAACCGCAAGCATCTAACCTCCAAAAAGGTTAATAGGCAATTTTCAAGAGATCCTGATTTCTTTCAGGTTCTCTTTTTTAATGAGTCGTGACCTTAAAAACAAAACTCCTAAGGAAAGCAAGGTGGTTTCGCTGTGATGTGCTTTTTGGAGGTCATTAATGATCTTAGCTGACTCAAGGAACTACACAAAATGAATTCATTATCCGAGAAGGTTCTTTGTAATGGGGAATCTTTTTAATTCAGTGGAATACAACTTGAGCCACAAGTTTAATTAAATGGAAAAGATTGCATATTTAAATCAATTGTATATAATGTATATATACAATATTGTAAATGAGGTCATTGAATGCGCATCATCATCTCAAATCAATCGAGAGAACCGATTTATGAACAGATCGCTGCTCAAATAAAGAAACAAGTTTTGACTAATGAGCTTCCAGCAGGGGAACCGCTGCCTTCTATGCGACAGCTGGCAAAAGACTTAGGCGTAAGCGTCATCACGACAAAAAGGGCTTATGAAGAACTGGAGAAACGAGGCTACATCTATTCAGTCGTCGGAAAAGGCTCCTTTGTATCTGAGCAAAATAAAGAAATGATTCTTGAACGGAAAATGACTGTGATTGAAGAGCAGTTAAGGGCAGCCATTCAAAACAGCAAAGAAATTGGAATCAGTTTATCTGAATTAGAGGAGCTACTAAGAATGTTATATGAGGGGGAGGCATAATTGAAAAACGTAATTGAGCTGAAGCAGGTAAATAAGGCGTTTAATGGGTTTCAATTAAAAGACGTAACAATATCGGTTAAAAAGGGCTACGTGACAGGTTTTATTGGTGGTAATGGAGTTGGAAAGTCAACAACGATTAAGCTGATCATGAACTTATTGCAGCCAGATAGCGGGACGGTGTCGCTTTTTGGGCTGGATTACAAAAAACATGAAAAGGAGATTAAGCAGAGAATCGGATTTGTGTTCGACCAGAACATATTTTATGAGCATCTTACTTTATTAGAAATGAAGAGCCTGCTTAAATCTGCCTATGCCAGCTGGGATGATTCCTTGTTTAATCACTATGCAGATATGTTTGAATTGCCTTTGAGGAAGCGGTTAAAGACTTTTTCTAAAGGAATGATGATGAAAGCTTCCCTGACATTCGCTCTATCACACCATGCTGAGTTAATCATCATGGATGAGCCAACTTCTGGTCTTGACCCAATATTCCGCCGTGAACTGCTGGATCTACTTCATGACATCATGCAAGATGGAAACAGGACGATCTTTTTTTCTACCCATATCACGACAGACTTAGAGCGGATTGCCGATTACATCACCTTCATGCATGATGGGCAGCATGTCTTTACGAAAGAGTTTTACAAAATTGAAGAGGAATATGCGATTGTAAAAGGTACTTTAGACTTGCTGGACCGTGATACGGAGAAAGAGTTTATCGGTATACAGAAGTCCAGGCATGGATTTGAAGCATTAGCCTCTCAAAAAAATCGCATCGAAACCTTATTTGGTGATACGGTTTTGGTGGAGAAACCGACCCTAGAGGATATAATGCTATATACAAAGAAGGGGAGTAGAACTCATGCTGAGATTAGTTTATAAAGATATTCGCCTGCAGCGAAATACGATGCTGATTATGCTGCCATTCTTGTTCCTTTTTTTATATGAAGAAACTTCCATTATCTATGTCAGTATTTTATTTTGTATAGCCCTTATCATGAATGCCTTTGCCGTCGACGAAAAAGCGTCAATTAATTTACTGCTGAATTCCCTTCCATATACCCGAAAAGAAATTGTTATATCCAAATACATCAGTGCATGCTTGTTTACGGCTATTGTCCTGATGACGATTATGATGGGCAGTTGGATAATCCATGGAGAAAGCATTCCATTGATTCAATTAGTGCTGATATCGTCATTTGTTGTGATTTTTATTGCTGCAGCCTTTCCTTTATCATATCTGCTAAACAGTCAATATCTATTAATTGCAGGTATTATAACATTCGTAGTCTATCTGTTCATTGCTAATATGTTTATCCCAGATTTAAATGACCGGATAAGGAACTTGACGCAATCTATCCTTTCCTATGATCATACACAATTATATATATACGTATTATTGGTATCCGGAATTCTCTCTATTCTATCTTTCTTGATTTCTATGCGCATATATAGCAGGAAAGTGTTTTAATTAGTTTAAGAGGTGTGCTTGTAGAAAAGAGGGGGATAAACATTGAATTATCTATATAGCGAAAAAGAGAGAAACCAAGTCATAACGAATTTTATGAAGGACGGGAGAGTCATCCACATCCCTTCCAAGGAGAAGAAAAAATACATATTACTGCATGATTTCATCAAGGGATTGGATGAAGAGAGAATGTATACGGAGCATGAAATTAATGCTGAACTGCTAAAGAGATATTCGGTCAGTGATTATGTCGAGCAAAGGCGATATTTGATAACGTTCGGACTGATGAAAAGAACTGCAAATGGGACACAATATTGGCTAAACCCAGCTAATCATCAAAATCATCAGGAATAGACATCCTGATTATACACTCCTGTTAAAGATCATCTTACCAGATGGTCTTTTTATTTTGCCGGTATTGAATAGGCTGCATAGAGAACGACAATAACAAATGGCAAGATAAAATCATACTGGTTATAATATAGTAAAAAAATAGTATCATGAACTCATGTTTATACAATCATGTATAAGATTCAGAAAGGAAATCATTATGAACAATGGACCATCTATAGAATCATACAAAGATAAAGTAGTCGGGTATTATGGAGGGAAATTCCTGCCTTTTCATATTGGTCATTTGAATTGCATTATTGAAGCTGCCTCCATGGTGGATGTGCTGTTTGTGGTTGTTTCATATGATGACGTCTATGATCAATCCTTATGTGAAGGGACAAAGTTTAAGTGGGTACCTAGCAGCACAAGGGAGAGATGGGTTACTGAAGCCGTGAGCGGATTAAGGAATATTAGGGTGCTGACAAAGTATGAACCGCGCATGGATGATTACTTGAATAATGATGAAATTCGAAAGGCTAATGAACGATTACTGGCTGCTATTGGTGGGAGAGTCGACTATGTATTCAGCAGTGAAGAACACTATGATGATTATTTCGAATGCTACTATCCTTCCTCAAAGCATATTGTCATTGATCCAAAACGAGCGTATATAGATATATCGGCAACCGAGATAAGAGAAAAAGGGATTTATGATTCCTGGGAGTACTTACCTAAGTCCATTAAGAAAGACTACACGAAAAGGGTTTGCCTATGCGGAATTGAATCCGTAGGGAAATCGTTCCTGACAAAGCAGCTTGCAGTGTTATACAACACTCAATATGTAAATGAATATGGACGAGACTTTTACGAGGAGATAGGCGGTTGTTTTGATATCGTCAGGCAGTCAGATTTTCTCAAGATTGCTATGGGGCACAATTATCTGATTGAAGAGAAAGTAAAAGGGTCAGATAAGGTTTTATTCATTGACACAGATAATATTTATACACAGTTCTTTTATCTGCAGATGTTTGGCGAAGAAAACCAAACGATTTCCTCTATCATAAATAGCGGAGTAGACGAGATTGACTTATACATCTATATAGAGCCATCCTTACCGCATGAGCTGGATGGCTTTAGGCAAGTTAAAACATTAGACGATAAAGAGCGGGAAAATCAACTGCTGAAGGATCTATATAGGAAATACAATAAAGATATAAAAATCGTTAAGTCAATCAAAGACATAAAAGAGATTAAAGGTTTGATTGATGATTTGTTCAACACATAAGACTAATGATGGCATCCAAAAAAGGATGCCTTTTTTCTTTTTGAAATCCTTATAAACCAATAAATACTCTAAATACGTTTATACTAATGACAGATGTGTATGGAATAAAGAAAATAGATTGTATTTTTAAGCAGGTAAACATAGTTACGATAAATTAGCTGATTGATAAAGGAGTCGTTCATAAATGAGTGAAAAAGCTAAGCCGAATAGACTGATTCATGAGAAATCACCCTATCTGCTTCAGCATGCCCATAATCCCGTTGACTGGTATCCATGGGGTGAAGAGGCATTTGAGAAGGCGAAGCGGGAGAATAAGCCTGTCTTTGTATCGATTGGGTATTCGACTTGTCATTGGTGCCATGTCATGGAAAGGGAAAGCTTTGAAGACAAGGAGATTGCTGCTCTATTGAATGAGCGGTTCGTGTCTATTAAGGTCGATCGGGAGGAGCGGCCAGACATTGATTCGATTTACATGAGTGTATGTCAGGTAATGACTGGTCAGGGTGGTTGGCCGCTCAATGTGTTTCTGACACCTGAGCAGGTTCCTTTCTATGCGGGAACGTACTTCCCTAAGCATAGCCGCTATGGTCTCCCTGGAATGAAGGATGTTGTGCTTCAGCTTTATGATGTGTATTTGAACGATCCGGAGAAAATTGCGCATACAGGTGAGCGGCTTAGTCAGGCGCTCCAATCTCCCCCAGCAGACCAAGAGGCTTTGACGCTTGTCACGATAGATGCGGCTGTCAAACAATTTAAGAGCATGTTTGATGAACAGTATGGCGGTTTTGGAGCGGCGCCAAAATTCCCTACCCCGCATAATCTGATGTTTCTTCTCCGTTATTATCATTTCAGTAAGGATGAGAGGGCCCTTCAGATGGTCGAGAAGACATTGGACGGTTTGCGGCGCGGCGGCATTTATGATCATGTCGGGTTTGGTTTTTCACGGTATTCAACAGATGAGCTATACCTCGTCCCTCATTTCGAGAAGATGCTGTACGATAATGCCATGCTGCTTATGGCTTATACAGAGGCTTATCAGGTGACAAAGGATGAGTCGTATAAGGAAACGGCCGAACAAATCATCACATATGTTTTAAGGGATATGCGTCACCCAGACGGCGGGTTTTATTCTGCAGAGGATGCGGATTCTGAAGGAATAGAAGGGAAGTTCTATGTGTGGGATTACGAGGACGTGCTTGATATTCTAGGGGAAGAGCTAGGTGACCTCTATTGCGCGGTTTATGATATAACGCCTGAAGGAAATTTTGAAGGGGCGTCCATCCCTAATCTCATTCGTGAACCGATTGACTCCTTTGCCAAGCATAATGACTTGAATGCGGATGATGTTAAAAGAGACCTTGAACAAGCGAGGCAAAAGCTGTTTGCTGTCAGGGAGGAACGGGTTCATCCGCATAAGGATGACAAAATCCTGACGGCATGGAATGGCCTTATGATAGCAGGACTCGCCAAGGCAGGACGAGCGTTTAACAACCAAGATGCCATTGAGGCAGCAAAGGATGCCATTCATTTTATTGAGAAGCAATTAATCATCAATAATCGTGTCATGGTTCGCTACCGGGAAGGAGAGGTTAAGCAGGAGGGCTTCATAGATGATTATGCCTACCTTGCTTGGGGGTATTTAGAGTTATACGAAGCAACCGTGGACCCCACGTACCTCGAGCGGGCAAAGAATCTTGCGGCTGATATGATCGACCTTTTTTGGGATGATGAGCAAGGCGGATTTTATTTCTATGGGACGGATAATGAAGAGCTTCTCATACGGCCTAAGGAGTATTATGATGGTGCCCTCCCTTCTGGCAATAGCGTAGCTGCCCTGCAGCTTGTGAGACTTGCGCGGCTAACGGGTGACTATAAGCATGAAGAGAAGGTTGAAGATCTATTCAAGGTGAGCGGGGCAGAGGCAAGCCATTATCCGATGGGACATACGTATATGCTGATGGCTTATTTAACGACCCAGATGAAGATGAAGGAAGCAATCGTGTTTGGCAAGGACTATAAAGAAGACCCTTTCCTAGCTTACCTGCAGCAAGCGTTTCATCCAGAAGTGACCTATTTGGCTGGGGCAGATGCCTCTGAACTGTTGAAAGTAGCTCCTTTCACGGAGGATTATCGTGTAATCGGCAATCAGACCTATTATATATGCGAAAACTTTGTTTGCCATGCACCAGAGACAGACCCAGAAAAAGCGATTGAGCAATTAACAAGTGGCCGGTAATAATACCGGCTTTTTTTGTTTGTAAACATCTTGAAATAATTATAATATTTTGTCACAATTTAGATAGGACATAATCTGAGGATGATAACGATGAAAAAACCGTTACTATGGATCTTTGCATCACTAGCATTAGGAGCAGCCCTATTTCTTGGCGTTATTTGGATTATGGCCTCATTAGATGAGGGAGGCAAAGAGCAAGAGGCTTCCGCAACTGACCGTCATTCAACAAATGAGTCAACGAAAAATGGAAGACAAGAACAGACTGGTTTTATTGGAGGAATCGAGCAGACCATTGAAAATGATTCAATTAAGAAGCTTGATGATGCACTAGAAACTCTACATAAAATGACCCATCAAAAAGTTACCGCAGAAGATAAATGGGGAGCCATTCCGATGACGGAGGCGAATGTCCGCGCAGCGAAGGAGCAAATCTCCCAATTGAATATTCAGGATAAAAGCGATTTGCTACAAATACTCGCTAAATGGGAAAGGGAAGACTTCTCCCAAATAGACCATGACCATAATTATTTCTGGAAAAAGCAAGGCGGCACCATTGGGAAAGCCTATGGCATTATGACAGAAGAACAAGAAAAAGAATTTATTGAGAATAATTTCGGTAAATTTTCTAAAAAGGAATAATGTTTAAACTCCCTATTCTTAAGGAATCTAAAGAGGGAAGGGAGAGAACTTATATGAAAAAGATTACTCGTTTGCTTTACAGTTTTATCTTGATAACAGCAGGAATTCTTCATTTTACGCGAAGGAAGAACTTTGTATTTATCATGCCAAAAATCATTCCATTTCGTTCATTCTTCGTTTTGTTTACTGGAATTTGCGAAATTCTAGCCGGAATTGCCCTCTTTTTTAACCTCTTTAAGAAGCTGGCAGGCACTCTTTTAACCATCTTCATGATTCTTATCTATCCCGTTAATATCTATATGGCTATAAAGAAAAAACCGCTTGGTCCAAACCAAAAAGCATACCCAGCAGCACTATGGCTTCGTCTTCCGCTGCAAATCCCATTGATCATTGGGGCATATCGGTGGAGTTTAGAAGAGAAGAAAAGTACAGAAAAATGATACTACATATATAATAACTTTTTCATAGACAGCATCCCTATGATTCTGCTAAAATGGGTCAAGCCCGATATAGTGGGATAAAGGAGGATATAGCTGTTGTCGAAGCTATCTAAGAAAACGAAAGTAGCTCTTTTGGGAGCGGGATTGTATGTTATTATACCATTAGATTTGATTCCAGATTTTATTGTTGGATTTGGCCAGGTAGATGATCTTGGAGTAGCAACATACTTGCTCAAATGCTTATACGCAGATTTGAAAAAATCAAAAAAAGCGAGAATTCTATAAATGATGTATCCGAGACCAGGCTCATAATAAGCCTGGATTTTTTCTGTGCTTTTACATCGATTAACGATATAAAATAACTATGTTCCAAATCTTCATGGTGACTAAGCATATGGTAGCTAAGTATATAGAAAAACTGAGACTCTTACAAAAGATTTTTAGCTGTAAGAGTAAGACAAACGTAGAGAATCAATCATGTTCTCATACATAGTTCTAATAAAACTATGTTCCAAATCTTCATAGTTATCTATAACCAAAGTCCACAAGGAGAAATTAACAAAAAATGGCTCAAAATCAAGTGTTTTCTCTCAATTAGTTGTATAATTATAGATAAGAATGGAAGGGTTGAGAGAGGGTGACGTCAGTGAGCAGAGGATTTTTATTGAAACAAAAAGCTTTTTTAAAGCTGTATTTGCTGGAAATTGCCGCAAGCCCGAAAGACTATGGTTCTGTTGTACTGGACGATTTGAGAGCAAAGTTTAAGCCATACGGATATTCTCCGTCACATACCGAATTTTACAAAACATATAAAGAATTATATAAACAAGGCTTCGTCAAAAGAAGAAGCGAGATTAAGGGAGACCCTCATGAAAATATTCAAGAGGTGTTCATTTATTATTTAACAGAAAAGGGGAAAGAGGAGTTAGAAGTTTACCGCAAGCTTATGAAGGTGGAACTAGAGCGATCCATCGGTATTTTGCAGACCGCATTGGAAGACCATTATGGACCTGTGAAAAAATAACCTCAGACAAGAAGCAGCCATCCTTATGGATAAGATGGCTGTTTCTTTATATTAAAAAGAATGGAATTAAATACAAATATCAGAAAATAAATATTTTGTTATAATAAAGTTTGATAAAAACAGAGAAAGGATTTAATCGTGTTAAATAAGAAGAATTATGAAAAAGTATAAAAATAATCAGTCCTTGTATTTACTGCTTGCCCATATTTTATTCGTTTTACTCGTATTTCTAACAACGCTTTTATATGGTAGTGCCAGAATGTCCACTTCTCTGCGTCATGAAGCATATAAATTGTTTCCGACCCATATTTGGATAGAGGAAACAATTTATCGGTATAAGGATATCGAGGATTTATCCGAATTGTTGCAGATGATTCCGAAGGACAATGAGTATATCTATCTTTATGACACTGAAGCTAAGAAAAGGGCTTTATATTTTAAAGATTCAACCGTATTGAGCCCACAGTATGCTGACATGGATGAAATGTTAATCCCTTTATTGAACTCGTTACTTAAGCAAATTGACTTAGGAAATGTCTATAATGCCTATATTGACCAGCATATTGATATTCAATTAGCTGAGCACGAGAACTCCATGCATATTCAAATTGGCCACGATGTTGAAACAGATGCTTTTACAGGTAAGATTGTTGCTTTTCGCGACGTCACTAAAAGCCTCTTAGTGGAGTTTAAGAATACATTGGGACAATGTTTTTTAATCTTTGGGCTTTCATGTTCGTTTATCATTCTAAACTATAAACTTATGAAAAAAGTGTATTATTCTCCATTAGAAAAAATGACAGAGCATTATCTAAAAATGTCACGTTTTCATTTAGAACCTTTTACATATGACCAACCGTTCATTCCTGAAGTGCAAAAGACGGTAAACGCGGTTAATAAAACGATGTTGGATTTACAGGATGGGCTCAAAGAATCAAAATCGTTCCTTGATGAAATGGTTCATGAAATTAAAAACCCAGCCCATAATATTAAAAATGAGATAGAACTCATAGATGATATGCTTCCTGAAGCGGATGAAGAAATTAAATCCAGACTTCAATCCGTCATGAATGAAACGACAAATATCACCTCGCTTTTATCTAGCATTAAGATTATTTATGACTTGTATTATCTAGGAGCAGCTCCTCCAGACAGCTGGCTGAATCCTATTGAGAAAATCAAACCAATTTACGAAGAATACAAGGAAAAATACCCTAACCGCCAATTTCATTTCAAATATCATATTAATCCCAATATACATATTTGGATTGATCCAGGTTCAATCGAATTAATGATTAGAAACTTGCTTGATAACGCAATTAAATATTCTAAAGATGGGTCTACAATCTTTATTGGCATTCGCGAGTACAAGGCAGTCAACAAGATCCTTATTGATGTGATTAATTCTGATTCGAGTATTGAATATAGTAATCTAGGGAAAGTCTTCGGAAAATATTATCGAACAAATCAAGCTAAAGCGAAAACAGATGGCATAGGAATTGGACTTTGGCTGGTCCAAAGCATTGCAGAAATTTATAAAGCAAATGTCCACGTACATAGTTCAACAAATACAACTGGATTTGTATTTTCAACCAAGCATTATAAAGAAGTGGTTCAAAAGGATCATCATACTGAGAATAAGGCGATACCTTCATAAGATTCAAATGATTAAAAGCAAAAGCTGGCTTATCTGCCAGCTTTTTTATTTTGCATAAAAATTAGAATAATGTTAATAATAATGAACTGTTATTTTTTTGATATAATGTATATTGTGTTTTTTGATAGCATAAAAGATGAAAAGGTGAAAAGGTGAAGAAATTTACTGATCGGCAGATTAAACCACCCAATTGGAAATTATCACAGCGGTCTTGGATCACGATACCGTATCTATTATTAATCGTGCTTATTGCGAGTACTATTTTTCTTTATGGGTATACCAGAATTGCAATTAACCTAAGGAAGGAAGCTTACGATTTATATCAGACCTACCTTAATGTTGAGCACATTATAAATCAGGATGAAAATCTTACAAGTAAAAAGATAGAAGAACTGTTTTCATTACTTCCAATAGAAAAAGAATATCTATATGTACATAATGAAAACACGAAAGACAAGAGAATTCATTATCAAAATGAAAATATCCAACAATTTAATCAATTGTCCTATCATGATGAACTATTTAATTCTATATTAACTAAAATGCTAGTACATATTGATTTGGGAGATGTCAACAATTTTTATAATGATAGTTATGTTGATCTTCGTGTGTTTGAACATTTAGATTGTGCCTTTGTTCAAATTGGCACAGAAGTTGA contains:
- a CDS encoding ABC-2 transporter permease, which encodes MLRLVYKDIRLQRNTMLIMLPFLFLFLYEETSIIYVSILFCIALIMNAFAVDEKASINLLLNSLPYTRKEIVISKYISACLFTAIVLMTIMMGSWIIHGESIPLIQLVLISSFVVIFIAAAFPLSYLLNSQYLLIAGIITFVVYLFIANMFIPDLNDRIRNLTQSILSYDHTQLYIYVLLVSGILSILSFLISMRIYSRKVF
- a CDS encoding ABC transporter ATP-binding protein → MKNVIELKQVNKAFNGFQLKDVTISVKKGYVTGFIGGNGVGKSTTIKLIMNLLQPDSGTVSLFGLDYKKHEKEIKQRIGFVFDQNIFYEHLTLLEMKSLLKSAYASWDDSLFNHYADMFELPLRKRLKTFSKGMMMKASLTFALSHHAELIIMDEPTSGLDPIFRRELLDLLHDIMQDGNRTIFFSTHITTDLERIADYITFMHDGQHVFTKEFYKIEEEYAIVKGTLDLLDRDTEKEFIGIQKSRHGFEALASQKNRIETLFGDTVLVEKPTLEDIMLYTKKGSRTHAEISL
- a CDS encoding DUF2087 domain-containing protein; amino-acid sequence: MNYLYSEKERNQVITNFMKDGRVIHIPSKEKKKYILLHDFIKGLDEERMYTEHEINAELLKRYSVSDYVEQRRYLITFGLMKRTANGTQYWLNPANHQNHQE
- a CDS encoding cold-shock protein encodes the protein MEQGTVKWFNAEKGFGFIEREAGDDVFVHFSSIQTDGYKSLDEGQKVTFDIEQGARGPQASNVQKG
- a CDS encoding DUF6241 domain-containing protein — protein: MKKPLLWIFASLALGAALFLGVIWIMASLDEGGKEQEASATDRHSTNESTKNGRQEQTGFIGGIEQTIENDSIKKLDDALETLHKMTHQKVTAEDKWGAIPMTEANVRAAKEQISQLNIQDKSDLLQILAKWEREDFSQIDHDHNYFWKKQGGTIGKAYGIMTEEQEKEFIENNFGKFSKKE
- a CDS encoding GntR family transcriptional regulator is translated as MRIIISNQSREPIYEQIAAQIKKQVLTNELPAGEPLPSMRQLAKDLGVSVITTKRAYEELEKRGYIYSVVGKGSFVSEQNKEMILERKMTVIEEQLRAAIQNSKEIGISLSELEELLRMLYEGEA
- a CDS encoding YciI family protein → MLFMLIVKASRNSEGGNLPSSELNEAMSKFNEELVKAGVRVAAKGLYPSSNGIRISFPKPGEKPVVTDGPFTETKELIAGFILIDVKSREEAIEWAMRMPDPQGYGEGQIELRQVIEDPVLFAKESAKLREKAKKEIR
- a CDS encoding thioredoxin domain-containing protein, with protein sequence MSEKAKPNRLIHEKSPYLLQHAHNPVDWYPWGEEAFEKAKRENKPVFVSIGYSTCHWCHVMERESFEDKEIAALLNERFVSIKVDREERPDIDSIYMSVCQVMTGQGGWPLNVFLTPEQVPFYAGTYFPKHSRYGLPGMKDVVLQLYDVYLNDPEKIAHTGERLSQALQSPPADQEALTLVTIDAAVKQFKSMFDEQYGGFGAAPKFPTPHNLMFLLRYYHFSKDERALQMVEKTLDGLRRGGIYDHVGFGFSRYSTDELYLVPHFEKMLYDNAMLLMAYTEAYQVTKDESYKETAEQIITYVLRDMRHPDGGFYSAEDADSEGIEGKFYVWDYEDVLDILGEELGDLYCAVYDITPEGNFEGASIPNLIREPIDSFAKHNDLNADDVKRDLEQARQKLFAVREERVHPHKDDKILTAWNGLMIAGLAKAGRAFNNQDAIEAAKDAIHFIEKQLIINNRVMVRYREGEVKQEGFIDDYAYLAWGYLELYEATVDPTYLERAKNLAADMIDLFWDDEQGGFYFYGTDNEELLIRPKEYYDGALPSGNSVAALQLVRLARLTGDYKHEEKVEDLFKVSGAEASHYPMGHTYMLMAYLTTQMKMKEAIVFGKDYKEDPFLAYLQQAFHPEVTYLAGADASELLKVAPFTEDYRVIGNQTYYICENFVCHAPETDPEKAIEQLTSGR
- the nadR gene encoding multifunctional transcriptional regulator/nicotinamide-nucleotide adenylyltransferase/ribosylnicotinamide kinase NadR; translation: MNNGPSIESYKDKVVGYYGGKFLPFHIGHLNCIIEAASMVDVLFVVVSYDDVYDQSLCEGTKFKWVPSSTRERWVTEAVSGLRNIRVLTKYEPRMDDYLNNDEIRKANERLLAAIGGRVDYVFSSEEHYDDYFECYYPSSKHIVIDPKRAYIDISATEIREKGIYDSWEYLPKSIKKDYTKRVCLCGIESVGKSFLTKQLAVLYNTQYVNEYGRDFYEEIGGCFDIVRQSDFLKIAMGHNYLIEEKVKGSDKVLFIDTDNIYTQFFYLQMFGEENQTISSIINSGVDEIDLYIYIEPSLPHELDGFRQVKTLDDKERENQLLKDLYRKYNKDIKIVKSIKDIKEIKGLIDDLFNT
- a CDS encoding RNA polymerase sigma factor codes for the protein MTRYETHRTIEGIWIVESAKIIARVARIVQDIGIAEDLSQEALVIALEKWPVSGIPEKPGAWLMTVAKRRAIDFLRRNQLRDQKYEEISRNMKFNIDSEYDFVDEEINDDLLRLIFTTCHPALSREARVALTLKLLCGLKTDEIAEAYLTSESTIAQRIVRAKRTLSASNVTFEVPCGLELSHRLSTVLEVIYLMFNEGYVPSSGQNWIRPTLCNEAIRLGRILAELLPEEPEVHGLIALMEIQASRFKARIDSSGEPILLQDQNRALWDNLLIHRGFSALKRIEQIGGPYGPYSLQASIAACHAKAPTAADTDWQEISALYDVLSQVSPSPIVELNRAVAYSMAYGPAAGLKIVDILKDEPALKKYHLLPAVRGDLLAKLKRHEEASAEFRRAASLTENEQERALLLKRSTN